From the Toxoplasma gondii ME49 chromosome VIIa, whole genome shotgun sequence genome, one window contains:
- a CDS encoding LCCL domain-containing protein (encoded by transcript TGME49_205662~Signal peptide predicted by SignalP 2.0 HMM (probability 0.944) with cleavage site probability 0.759 at residue 26) — protein MEWRIPRAVEIGFLLCISFAVTNCCALEHEEAADAIEKTYIRIATAEASSVYPSVGPNGMREYSPDKALTKGSGYWSSEGNHKNEVVSWTGILTNRRTFNGININWAYAPGKVSIAVSFDGKEPFHEVVPFQDVNGPSAAFEQQVTFPHPIRLKAVRILMKNARYEYFGINLVQLVGAGNPMLRIHGGITSPHQDMCLQIDEHDDIVLDGCLASLTAMDGRALWKYNELGQLYNPIKNKCMALKDNIDLDGGAVVAQDCEQSYKYNDGRSIWQVGDTDLLPLRMLKSMRQGTTTK, from the exons ATGGAGTGGCGCATTCCACGAGCGGTCGAAATAGGGTTCTTGTTGTGCATATCGTTCGCGGTGACTAATTGCTGCGCCCTGGAACATGAGGAAGCTGCCGATGCTATTGAGAAAACATACATCAGAATTGCAACCGCGGAGGCGTCCTCAGTTTACCCGAG TGTCGGACCCAATGGCATGCGAGAGTATTCTCCCGACAAAGCCTTAACCAAAGGATCTGGCTATTGGAGCTCAGAGGGAAACCACAAAAATGAGGTTGTGAGCTGGACAGGAATTCTGACCAATAGGCGCACGTTTAATGGAATCAACATCAACTGGGCGTACGCTCCGGGAAAAG TTTCGATAGCGGTCAGCTTCGATGGTAAAGAACCTTTCCACGAGGTGGTACCGTTTCAAGACGTGAACGGTCCAAGCG CTGCTTTCGAACAGCAAGTAACCTTCCCGCATCCGATTCGTTTGAAAGCGGTCCGAATCTTGATGAAAAACGCTCGCTATGAGTATTTCGGAATTAACCTTGTCCAACTTGTTGGAGCTGGGAATCCGATGCTTCGGATTCACGGTGGTATCACCAGTCCTCACCAG GATATGTGCTTGCAAATTGATGAACACGATGATATTGTCCTCGACGGCTGTCTTGCATCGCTTACAGCCATGGATGGTAGAGCGCTCTGGAAATACAATGAGCTTG GACAACTATACAATCCAATAAAAAACAAATGCATGGCGTTGAAGGACAACATCGATTTGGATGGCGGTGCCGTTGTGGCTCAAGACTGTGAACAGTCTTATAAATATAACGACGGGCGGAGCATCTGGCAAGTTGGAGATACAGATTTGTTACCTTTAAGAATGCTTAAATCGATGCGTCAGGGAACTACAACCAAATAA